The Actinomycetota bacterium genomic sequence CGCACGTAGAACGGCCCCGGCGTCACCGCGGCGGCGCGGATCATCGCGCGGGCGGCGACCGCGTCGGCGGGCACGAGCACGCGCATGCCGGGGAGCACTCGCATGAGCGCGATGTCCTCGATCATCTGATGCGAGCCGCCATCCGGACCAACGGTGATGCCCGAGTGCGTCGGCGCGAGCTTCACGTTCAGGTTCGAGTAGCACACGGTGTTGCGGACCTGGTCGTAGGCGCGCCCCGTGGCGAACACGGCGAACGAGCCGGTGAACGCGACGTGGCCGGCGACCGCGAGGCCCGCCGCGACGTCGATCATGTTCTGCTCGGCGACGCCGACGTTGAAGAACCGCTCGGGATACGCCG encodes the following:
- a CDS encoding transketolase family protein translates to MSEKKATREAFGATLVELAAEGIPVVAVDADLSKSTTTAKFEAAYPERFFNVGVAEQNMIDVAAGLAVAGHVAFTGSFAVFATGRAYDQVRNTVCYSNLNVKLAPTHSGITVGPDGGSHQMIEDIALMRVLPGMRVLVPADAVAARAMIRAAAVTPGPFYVR